A region from the Nitrospinota bacterium genome encodes:
- the lpxB gene encoding lipid-A-disaccharide synthase produces MADTLHSTIGRGILKPRQRKIMLVAGEESGDIYAGRLISQLRDRMDNLAVEGIGGQRMREAGGATFYDIAQMSSVGVSSMLGCIGFFLKVLREMKQKISSGEYEALIIIDYPDFNMRLAKAADAAGIPVFYYVAPQFWAWRSYRIHAVKRWVDMMFVVFPFEEEFYKGWGVPARFSGHPILDELQMEGLDREALRAEFGAHAGQILLGLLPGSRNGEVNRMFPLMLDAVKIIRATKPVKIVAACADSVDLGMMRRLAQAAGDDPLIVKGRTWEVMNACDFLLCKSGTSTLQAAIAGTPMAIVYKSDTFSYMLAKSLAHVKWAGLPNLVAGREIAPELIQWSATPQNVAAAALPYLTSQAKRDHMRGELGKIRLLLGGKGAAGRAADNIAGFLQRLRNP; encoded by the coding sequence ATGGCAGATACGCTTCACAGCACAATAGGGCGCGGCATTCTCAAACCCCGTCAACGCAAGATCATGCTGGTGGCCGGGGAGGAGTCGGGCGACATATACGCCGGGCGGCTGATTTCACAGCTGCGCGATCGCATGGACAACCTTGCCGTGGAAGGCATCGGCGGCCAGCGGATGCGCGAGGCGGGGGGCGCCACTTTTTACGACATCGCCCAGATGTCGTCGGTGGGCGTTTCGTCCATGCTGGGATGCATCGGGTTTTTCCTCAAGGTCCTGCGCGAGATGAAGCAGAAGATATCCTCCGGAGAATACGAGGCGCTGATAATCATCGACTATCCGGATTTTAACATGCGGCTGGCCAAGGCGGCGGACGCGGCCGGGATACCGGTCTTTTATTATGTGGCGCCCCAGTTCTGGGCCTGGCGCAGTTACAGGATACACGCGGTCAAACGCTGGGTGGACATGATGTTCGTGGTGTTCCCGTTCGAGGAGGAATTTTACAAGGGGTGGGGAGTGCCAGCAAGGTTTTCAGGCCACCCCATCCTTGACGAGCTGCAAATGGAAGGATTGGACAGGGAAGCGTTGAGGGCCGAGTTCGGGGCGCACGCGGGGCAGATTCTTCTTGGGCTTTTGCCCGGCTCAAGGAACGGCGAAGTGAACAGGATGTTCCCGCTGATGCTCGACGCGGTGAAAATCATACGGGCCACAAAGCCTGTGAAGATCGTGGCCGCCTGCGCCGATTCCGTTGATTTGGGCATGATGCGCCGCCTGGCCCAGGCCGCCGGGGACGATCCTTTGATCGTCAAAGGGCGGACATGGGAAGTGATGAACGCGTGCGACTTCCTGCTTTGCAAGTCCGGCACATCCACACTCCAGGCCGCCATAGCGGGAACGCCGATGGCGATCGTTTACAAATCGGACACGTTTTCATACATGCTGGCAAAATCGTTGGCCCATGTTAAATGGGCCGGCCTGCCTAATCTTGTGGCGGGGCGCGAAATCGCTCCGGAACTGATCCAGTGGAGCGCCACACCGCAGAATGTGGCCGCGGCCGCCCTGCCATACCTTACCTCCCAGGCCAAGCGTGACCATATGCGCGGCGAACTGGGCAAAATCCGGCTTTTGCTCGGTGGAAAAGGGGCGGCGGGGCGCGCGGCGGATAATATAGCCGGGTTCCTGCAAAGGTTGCGAAACCCTTGA
- a CDS encoding polyprenol monophosphomannose synthase — MDQKVLIIIPTYNEAENVEKLAGAIHSHVPSARILVVDDNSPDGTAVIVEKMKELDPEKMDILRRPGKMGLGSAYIAGFKYALARDFDVVFEMDADFSHNPAYLPKFLEEIKRADLVLGSRYVEGGGVENWPLLRKMISIGGSVYSRTILNIPIHDVTGGFKCFRRRTLEAIDLDAVRSEGYSFQIELTYRVHKKGLKIKEIPIVFTDRVGGKSKMSWKIFLEAIFRVWQIRFTAQ, encoded by the coding sequence ATGGATCAAAAAGTCCTGATTATCATCCCGACCTATAACGAGGCGGAGAACGTGGAGAAGCTCGCGGGAGCCATCCATTCGCACGTTCCTTCCGCCCGTATCCTCGTCGTGGACGACAACTCGCCCGATGGCACGGCCGTCATCGTCGAGAAAATGAAGGAACTCGATCCTGAGAAAATGGACATCCTTCGCCGCCCCGGGAAAATGGGGCTGGGGAGCGCATATATAGCTGGTTTCAAGTATGCCCTGGCGCGGGATTTTGACGTTGTGTTCGAAATGGACGCCGATTTTTCGCACAATCCGGCGTACCTTCCAAAATTCCTGGAGGAGATAAAGAGAGCGGACCTGGTGCTCGGCTCCCGGTATGTGGAAGGTGGCGGGGTGGAGAATTGGCCGTTGTTGCGCAAGATGATTTCCATCGGCGGCAGCGTGTACTCGCGCACAATCCTCAACATACCAATTCATGACGTCACGGGGGGCTTTAAGTGTTTCCGCAGGCGGACGCTGGAGGCCATAGACCTTGACGCCGTGCGGTCGGAAGGCTACTCGTTCCAGATAGAGCTTACCTATCGCGTCCATAAAAAGGGGCTTAAAATAAAAGAGATACCGATAGTATTCACAGACAGGGTGGGCGGCAAGTCCAAGATGTCCTGGAAAATATTTTTGGAAGCGATATTCAGAGTATGGCAGATACGCTTCACAGCACAATAG
- the arsC gene encoding arsenate reductase (thioredoxin) — MGKINILFLCTGNSCRSQMAEGWARTLSGGVSVQSAGIEAHGKNPRAVVVMKEAGVDISGQESKILKNEMIQNADLVVTVCGEADERCPALPHGARKDHWPLEDPAKAKGTEEEIMAAFRGTRDEIKRRVLILLDGLES, encoded by the coding sequence ATGGGCAAAATCAACATCCTGTTTTTGTGCACCGGTAACTCCTGCCGCAGCCAGATGGCGGAGGGATGGGCGCGCACATTAAGTGGCGGCGTCAGCGTCCAGTCCGCCGGAATCGAGGCGCACGGCAAAAATCCACGGGCTGTCGTGGTGATGAAAGAGGCGGGGGTGGACATTTCCGGCCAGGAGTCCAAAATCCTCAAAAATGAAATGATCCAAAACGCGGACTTGGTGGTCACCGTGTGCGGCGAGGCTGACGAGCGATGCCCGGCGCTGCCCCATGGCGCGCGCAAGGATCATTGGCCATTGGAGGATCCTGCGAAAGCCAAGGGGACCGAAGAAGAAATCATGGCCGCATTCCGTGGAACCCGCGATGAAATCAAGAGGCGCGTCTTGATTTTGCTTGATGGGCTCGAATCGTAA